One segment of Mycolicibacterium sp. YH-1 DNA contains the following:
- a CDS encoding pyrimidine reductase family protein has translation MTSPATLPTAPAELAVLYAYPAEPPGRCLVRANMVSSLDGASALKGTSTALGSPGDKAVFDVLRGLADVVLVASGTVAAEHYGAAQPNAALAAQREACGQRPAPVLAVVTGRLSLDPESPVARAPGTLVLTCATAPEDRRRALVAAGADVIDCGADTVDLNEALRILAERGLWRVLCEGGPSLLGSMVVADLLDEICLTYSPHLVGGEGGRILHSSVENDGPPMQPVHVLADDQGFLYTRWRRSTLKTG, from the coding sequence ATGACGTCTCCAGCCACCCTGCCCACGGCGCCGGCTGAACTCGCCGTTCTCTACGCGTATCCGGCCGAACCGCCGGGCCGGTGTCTGGTCCGCGCGAACATGGTGTCGTCGTTGGATGGGGCGTCGGCGCTGAAGGGCACCTCAACCGCGCTGGGATCGCCGGGTGACAAGGCAGTCTTCGATGTGCTGCGCGGGCTCGCCGATGTGGTGCTGGTGGCTTCGGGCACAGTGGCCGCCGAGCACTATGGCGCCGCGCAACCGAACGCCGCCCTCGCCGCGCAAAGGGAGGCCTGTGGGCAGCGGCCCGCACCGGTTCTCGCGGTCGTCACGGGCAGGTTGAGTCTGGACCCCGAGTCGCCGGTGGCCCGAGCCCCGGGCACCCTGGTTCTCACGTGCGCCACCGCACCCGAGGATCGCCGACGTGCCCTGGTGGCGGCCGGCGCCGACGTCATCGACTGCGGTGCGGACACGGTCGATCTGAATGAGGCGCTGCGGATTCTCGCCGAACGCGGACTGTGGCGCGTGCTGTGCGAGGGCGGCCCGTCCCTGTTGGGCTCGATGGTGGTCGCTGACCTGCTGGACGAGATCTGCCTGACCTACAGCCCCCACCTGGTGGGCGGCGAGGGCGGCCGGATACTGCACTCATCGGTCGAGAACGACGGGCCGCCAATGCAACCGGTCCACGTCCTCGCCGACGACCAGGGATTCCTCTACACCCGCTGGCGGCGCAGCACACTGAAGACGGGGTGA
- a CDS encoding sensor histidine kinase KdpD, giving the protein MKVADLVYRLLAKPLRLLSLRSIVIVGQLSVIILVLVLGVWVWVGVTNDQYNQLDRRLDSLSSLGDVNTLIRSAQDPGQGPEPTESGLVRTARIGPTTVSIPADVVLPELPNGYAFTTIDGVEYRVRTITTGIASIALGAPTAETQAAVDALHWRVFWICAGVIVGTLLVGWVIALIMVNPFRMLARQARAINAQSNPDEVQVRGVWEAVEISEAVEGMLARIGDEQQRTRAALESARDFSAVASHELRTPLTAMRTNLEVLATLDLGAEQRNEVIGDVMRTQGRIEAMLTALERLAQGELTTADDFVPVDVTDLLDRAAHDAMHNFPGVDVALASSTTVLMLGLPAGLRLVIDNAIANAVKHGDASQVRLSVLSSAHGVEITVDDDGSGVPEEERTEVFERFHRGTTASRSGSGLGLALVAQQAELHGGTASLEVSPMGGTRLMLRLPGPQQQQQPPR; this is encoded by the coding sequence ATGAAGGTCGCTGATCTGGTGTACCGCCTGCTGGCGAAGCCGCTGCGGCTGTTGTCGCTGCGGTCGATCGTCATCGTGGGGCAGCTCAGCGTCATCATCCTGGTGCTGGTTCTCGGCGTCTGGGTGTGGGTCGGTGTCACCAACGACCAGTACAACCAGCTCGATCGGCGGCTGGACTCGTTGAGCAGCCTCGGTGATGTCAACACATTGATTCGCAGCGCACAGGACCCCGGCCAGGGGCCGGAGCCGACAGAGAGCGGTCTGGTGCGCACGGCGCGTATCGGTCCCACCACGGTGTCCATCCCCGCCGACGTCGTCCTGCCGGAGCTGCCCAACGGCTACGCCTTCACCACAATCGACGGCGTTGAGTACCGGGTGCGCACCATCACGACGGGCATCGCGTCGATCGCGCTCGGGGCGCCGACGGCCGAGACCCAGGCTGCCGTCGACGCGCTGCACTGGCGCGTCTTCTGGATCTGTGCAGGCGTGATCGTCGGGACGCTGCTGGTGGGCTGGGTGATCGCGCTGATCATGGTCAACCCGTTCCGCATGCTGGCGCGGCAGGCGCGGGCCATCAACGCGCAGTCCAACCCCGACGAGGTGCAGGTGCGCGGGGTATGGGAGGCCGTGGAGATCTCCGAGGCCGTCGAGGGCATGCTGGCCCGCATCGGTGACGAGCAGCAGCGCACCCGCGCCGCGCTCGAATCAGCGCGCGATTTCTCCGCCGTCGCGTCGCACGAACTCCGGACGCCGCTGACCGCCATGCGAACCAACCTCGAGGTGCTCGCGACGCTGGATCTGGGTGCTGAGCAGCGCAACGAGGTGATCGGCGACGTCATGCGCACGCAGGGCCGGATCGAGGCGATGCTGACCGCGCTGGAACGGCTGGCCCAGGGTGAACTGACCACGGCGGACGACTTCGTCCCTGTGGACGTCACCGATCTGCTCGACCGGGCCGCACATGACGCGATGCACAACTTCCCTGGTGTGGACGTCGCGCTGGCGTCCTCGACGACGGTGCTGATGCTGGGGCTGCCCGCGGGGCTGCGCCTGGTCATCGACAACGCCATCGCCAACGCCGTCAAACACGGTGACGCCAGCCAGGTCCGGCTCAGTGTGCTCAGTTCAGCGCACGGCGTCGAGATCACCGTCGACGACGACGGTTCCGGAGTTCCGGAGGAGGAACGCACCGAGGTCTTCGAGCGGTTCCACCGCGGCACCACGGCCTCACGTTCGGGGTCGGGCCTGGGGCTGGCCTTGGTCGCGCAGCAGGCCGAACTACACGGCGGAACGGCATCGCTGGAGGTCAGCCCTATGGGCGGAACCCGGTTGATGCTGCGCCTGCCCGGGCCGCAACAGCAGCAGCAACCGCCGCGCTGA
- a CDS encoding response regulator transcription factor, with amino-acid sequence MSGAPMITAFIADDQAMVRQGFGALLNAQPDIRVLGDAANGRDAVTGVCELLPDVVLMDVRMPELNGLDAAREILAQTTSKVLMLTTFDIDDYVYAALRAGASGFLLKDAPAEELIRAVRVVHAGEALLAPSVTRRLITDLVSRRAAPRRCTDELARLTPRETEVLELMARGLSNAEIATELFVSEETVKTHVGKVFSKLGLRDRAQAVVIAYESGLVSPFAH; translated from the coding sequence ATGTCCGGCGCGCCGATGATCACCGCCTTCATCGCCGATGACCAGGCGATGGTTCGTCAGGGGTTCGGTGCGCTGCTCAACGCGCAACCCGATATCCGCGTGCTCGGCGACGCGGCCAACGGACGCGACGCGGTGACGGGCGTGTGTGAGCTGCTGCCCGACGTGGTGTTGATGGACGTGCGCATGCCCGAGCTGAACGGTCTGGACGCCGCGCGCGAGATTCTGGCGCAGACCACCTCGAAAGTGCTCATGCTGACCACGTTCGACATCGACGACTACGTCTATGCTGCGTTACGCGCGGGTGCCAGTGGATTCCTGCTGAAGGACGCGCCGGCCGAGGAACTCATCCGCGCCGTGCGAGTCGTCCACGCCGGGGAGGCATTGCTCGCGCCGTCGGTCACCCGCAGGCTCATCACCGACCTGGTGAGTCGGCGTGCCGCCCCGCGCCGCTGCACCGACGAGCTGGCGCGGCTGACCCCGAGGGAGACCGAGGTTCTTGAACTGATGGCCCGCGGATTGTCCAACGCGGAGATCGCCACCGAGTTGTTCGTGTCCGAGGAGACTGTGAAAACCCATGTCGGCAAGGTGTTTTCGAAACTCGGTCTACGCGATCGGGCGCAGGCCGTGGTGATCGCCTACGAATCCGGTCTGGTGTCCCCGTTCGCTCATTGA
- a CDS encoding sensor histidine kinase, with product MDKPRGFKNWMRSGHWTAWFLFAVTGILYAVAWPTLFLTHQVPAELAPIVAAFAAFPLLLILVNPLLGWSISAASAVLVPLTFDRLPGWSYPWQVVHLIELLVLIVAVAWTRSLPTVLKVWLASAVLFLIAMPADADAGWAFGVTAIVFAVLLVRWLVLSRRQVAALEEVSELERAKRTVLQERTRIARDLHDIVAHHMSMVVVSAQTAPYRHTDVPPSLQAEFETIAATGRQALNEIRGLLGVLRSDAELAELAPAPTLADLPDLFTSTQRAGVPLTWQFDGSTALVGELIGATAYRIVQECLANASRHAPGSPVVAEVIVTTDGVGIEVRNRMVTESSASAEPGLGIAGMRERAAAVGGTVAVHDADGEFVVWTYLPSVPAALIAG from the coding sequence GTGGACAAGCCCAGGGGATTCAAGAATTGGATGCGGAGCGGGCACTGGACGGCGTGGTTTCTCTTCGCCGTCACCGGGATCCTCTACGCGGTGGCCTGGCCGACGCTGTTCCTGACACACCAGGTACCGGCGGAGCTGGCCCCGATCGTGGCGGCATTCGCCGCGTTCCCGCTTCTGCTCATCCTGGTCAATCCGCTTCTGGGATGGTCGATTTCGGCCGCATCGGCTGTGCTGGTACCGCTGACATTCGATAGGCTGCCGGGCTGGAGTTATCCGTGGCAGGTGGTGCACCTCATCGAACTGCTGGTGCTGATCGTCGCGGTGGCCTGGACCCGTTCGCTGCCGACTGTGCTCAAGGTGTGGCTGGCGTCTGCGGTGTTGTTCCTCATCGCGATGCCTGCTGACGCGGACGCCGGCTGGGCGTTCGGTGTCACCGCCATAGTGTTCGCGGTACTGCTGGTGCGCTGGTTGGTGCTATCGCGACGGCAGGTCGCCGCCCTGGAGGAGGTCAGCGAGCTGGAACGGGCCAAGCGGACGGTGTTACAGGAGCGGACCAGAATTGCGCGCGACCTCCACGACATCGTCGCTCATCACATGTCGATGGTGGTGGTGTCGGCTCAGACCGCGCCGTATCGCCATACCGATGTGCCGCCGAGTCTGCAGGCCGAGTTCGAGACGATTGCCGCGACCGGTCGCCAGGCGCTCAATGAGATCCGCGGCCTGCTCGGGGTGCTGCGCAGCGACGCCGAACTGGCCGAGCTGGCACCCGCGCCGACGCTGGCCGACCTGCCCGATCTGTTCACCTCGACGCAGCGTGCCGGCGTTCCCCTGACGTGGCAGTTCGACGGCTCGACGGCTTTGGTGGGGGAGCTGATCGGGGCGACCGCGTACCGGATCGTGCAGGAGTGCCTGGCGAACGCGTCGCGGCACGCGCCGGGGTCTCCGGTGGTCGCCGAGGTCATCGTCACCACCGACGGCGTGGGTATCGAGGTCCGCAACAGGATGGTGACGGAGTCGTCGGCGTCGGCGGAACCCGGTCTGGGCATCGCCGGAATGCGGGAACGGGCCGCTGCGGTCGGCGGCACGGTCGCCGTGCACGATGCCGACGGGGAGTTCGTGGTCTGGACATATCTGCCAAGCGTCCCAGCCGCGTTGATCGCCGGTTAG
- a CDS encoding ATP-dependent 6-phosphofructokinase, translating to MRIGILTGGGDCPGLNAVIRAVVRTCDVRYGSTVVGFQDGWRGLLEDRRIQLRNDDRNDRLLSKGGTMLGTARVNPDKLRAGLEQIKRTLEDNGIDVLIPIGGEGTLTAAHWLSEENVPVVGVPKTIDNDIDCTDVTFGHDTALEVATEAIDRLHSTAESHQRVMLVEVMGRHAGWIALNAGLASGAHMTLIPEQPFDVEEVCRLVKQRFIRGDSHFICVVAEGAKPAQGSMQLRDGGIDEFGHVRFTGVAQQLAVEIEKRINKEVRTTVLGHVQRGGTPTAYDRVLATRFGVNAADAAHAGEYGMMVSLRGQDIGRVPLADAVRQLKLVPQSRYDDAAEFFG from the coding sequence ATGCGGATCGGCATACTCACCGGTGGTGGTGACTGTCCTGGCCTGAACGCGGTCATCCGGGCAGTGGTGCGGACATGTGACGTGCGCTACGGATCGACCGTGGTGGGATTCCAAGACGGCTGGCGCGGTCTGCTGGAGGACCGTCGCATCCAGCTTCGCAACGATGACCGCAACGACCGGCTGCTGAGCAAGGGCGGCACCATGCTCGGCACCGCGCGGGTCAACCCCGACAAGCTGCGGGCAGGTCTGGAGCAGATCAAGCGGACGCTCGAGGACAACGGCATCGACGTGCTGATCCCCATCGGCGGCGAGGGCACACTGACCGCGGCGCACTGGCTGTCCGAGGAGAACGTTCCCGTCGTCGGCGTGCCCAAGACCATCGACAACGACATCGACTGCACCGACGTCACTTTCGGCCACGACACCGCGCTGGAGGTGGCCACTGAGGCCATCGATCGGCTGCACAGCACCGCCGAGTCCCATCAGCGCGTGATGCTGGTTGAGGTGATGGGCCGGCACGCCGGCTGGATCGCGCTGAACGCCGGGTTGGCCTCGGGCGCGCATATGACGCTGATCCCCGAGCAGCCGTTCGACGTCGAGGAGGTCTGCCGACTGGTCAAGCAGCGCTTCATCCGTGGCGACTCGCACTTCATCTGCGTCGTGGCCGAGGGTGCGAAACCCGCCCAGGGCTCGATGCAGCTACGTGACGGCGGTATCGACGAGTTCGGTCATGTCCGCTTCACCGGTGTGGCCCAGCAGCTCGCCGTCGAGATCGAGAAGCGGATCAACAAGGAGGTCCGCACCACGGTGCTCGGTCACGTGCAGCGCGGCGGAACTCCCACCGCCTATGACCGGGTGCTGGCGACGCGGTTCGGGGTGAACGCCGCCGACGCCGCGCATGCGGGCGAGTACGGGATGATGGTGTCGCTGCGTGGACAGGACATCGGCCGCGTCCCGCTTGCCGACGCCGTGCGACAGCTCAAGCTGGTGCCGCAGAGCCGCTACGACGACGCCGCGGAGTTCTTCGGCTGA
- a CDS encoding PQQ-dependent sugar dehydrogenase, with protein sequence MTLRRQMLGVLVLVCTALLVGSGCARFDAAQSEPFTTDPEMAPGSSTTPPPPPPLPGEPFPKACPAPGVMQGCLESTSGLIMGKDSKSALVAERVTGAVKEVAVNAEPKVKLVIPVDPAGDGGLLDIVLSPTYTQDRLMYAYVSTPTDNRVIRIADGDVPKPILTGIPKGVVGNSGALIFTSPTTLTVLTGDAGDPAAGGDPASLAGKLLRIEQPTTVNQAPQTTALSGLGGAGGLCTDPSDGSLYVTDRTPTGDRLQRITKDSKVSTVWSWSDRPGVAGCAAQDGTVLVNLVNTKQTVAVRLAPDTGAVTGDPEVVRQDLRGHVWALQLSPDGNVWGATINKTVGDAENFDDVVFPLFPQGGFPRSSDEKT encoded by the coding sequence ATGACATTGCGCCGGCAGATGCTTGGTGTGCTGGTGCTGGTGTGCACCGCGTTGCTGGTCGGGTCCGGATGTGCGCGCTTCGACGCCGCACAGTCCGAGCCCTTCACCACCGATCCGGAGATGGCGCCGGGGTCGAGCACGACCCCTCCGCCGCCACCGCCGCTGCCGGGCGAGCCGTTCCCGAAGGCGTGTCCCGCGCCGGGCGTGATGCAGGGCTGCCTGGAGAGCACCAGCGGGCTGATCATGGGCAAGGACAGCAAGTCCGCCCTGGTCGCCGAGCGGGTGACCGGTGCGGTGAAGGAAGTCGCCGTGAACGCCGAACCCAAGGTCAAGCTGGTTATCCCAGTCGACCCCGCGGGCGACGGCGGACTGCTGGACATCGTGCTGTCGCCGACCTACACGCAGGACCGCCTGATGTACGCCTACGTCAGCACCCCGACCGACAACCGGGTGATCCGCATCGCCGACGGTGACGTGCCCAAGCCGATCCTGACCGGCATTCCGAAGGGCGTGGTCGGCAACAGCGGTGCACTGATCTTCACCAGCCCCACCACCCTGACGGTGCTCACCGGCGACGCGGGCGACCCCGCCGCTGGCGGCGACCCGGCTTCGCTGGCAGGCAAGCTCCTCCGCATCGAGCAGCCCACCACCGTCAACCAGGCGCCCCAGACCACCGCGCTGAGCGGCCTGGGCGGCGCCGGCGGGCTGTGCACCGACCCCTCCGACGGATCGCTGTACGTCACCGACCGCACACCCACCGGTGACCGGTTGCAGCGCATCACCAAGGACTCCAAGGTCTCGACGGTCTGGTCGTGGTCCGACCGTCCCGGTGTGGCGGGCTGCGCCGCGCAGGACGGCACCGTGCTGGTCAACCTTGTCAACACCAAGCAGACCGTCGCGGTCCGGCTGGCCCCCGACACCGGAGCGGTGACGGGCGATCCCGAGGTGGTCCGTCAGGACCTGCGCGGACACGTGTGGGCGCTGCAGCTGTCACCCGACGGCAACGTGTGGGGCGCAACCATCAACAAGACCGTCGGTGACGCCGAGAACTTCGACGACGTCGTGTTCCCACTGTTCCCGCAGGGCGGCTTCCCGCGCAGCAGCGACGAGAAGACCTAG
- the gatB gene encoding Asp-tRNA(Asn)/Glu-tRNA(Gln) amidotransferase subunit GatB: protein MTAAPAELLTYDEVISRYDPVMGMEVHVELSTATKMFCGCANEFGGEPNTQVCPVCLGLPGALPVLNNAAVESAIRIGLALNCRIAPWGRFARKNYFYPDQPKNYQISQYDEPIAIDGYLDVPLEDGTTWRVEIERAHMEEDTGKLTHLGSDTGRIEGATTSLLDFNRSGVPLVEIVTKPIEGTGERAPEIARAYVTALRDLLRALGVSDVRMDQGSMRCDSNLSLRPVGTTEFGTRTETKNVNSLKSVEVAVRYEMRRQAAILESGGRIVQETRHFHEDGYTSAGRSKETAEDYRYFPEPDLEPVAPTDEWVERLRATIPELPWLSRKRIQDDWGISDEVMRDLVNNGAIDLVAATVEQGASSESARAWWGNFLVQKANEGQVELDALAITPAQVAAVVKLVDEGKLSNKLARQVIEGVLAGEGEPEQVMADRGLAVVRDDSVIQAAVDEALAANPDVAEKIRGGKVQAAGAIVGAVMKATKGQADAARVRELVLAACG from the coding sequence ATGACTGCCGCCCCCGCCGAGCTCCTCACCTACGACGAGGTCATCTCGCGCTATGACCCGGTGATGGGGATGGAGGTCCACGTCGAGCTGTCGACCGCGACCAAGATGTTCTGTGGCTGCGCCAATGAGTTCGGCGGCGAGCCCAACACGCAGGTGTGCCCCGTGTGCCTTGGCCTGCCAGGCGCGCTGCCCGTGCTGAACAACGCCGCGGTCGAATCGGCCATTCGGATCGGGCTGGCGCTGAACTGTCGGATCGCCCCGTGGGGCCGGTTCGCCCGCAAGAACTACTTCTACCCGGACCAGCCGAAGAACTACCAGATCAGTCAGTACGACGAGCCGATCGCCATCGACGGCTACCTCGACGTCCCGCTCGAGGACGGCACGACGTGGCGAGTGGAGATCGAGCGCGCCCACATGGAGGAGGACACCGGCAAGCTGACCCACCTGGGCAGTGACACCGGCCGCATCGAGGGTGCGACGACGTCGCTGCTGGACTTCAACCGGTCCGGTGTTCCCCTGGTCGAGATCGTCACCAAGCCGATCGAGGGCACCGGGGAACGCGCACCGGAGATCGCCCGTGCGTACGTCACCGCGCTGCGGGACCTGCTGCGTGCGCTGGGCGTCTCGGACGTGCGGATGGATCAGGGCTCGATGCGCTGTGACTCCAACCTGAGCCTGCGCCCCGTCGGCACGACCGAGTTCGGTACCCGCACCGAAACCAAGAACGTCAACTCGCTTAAGAGCGTCGAGGTGGCTGTCCGCTACGAGATGCGGCGTCAGGCGGCAATTCTCGAGTCCGGCGGCCGGATCGTGCAGGAGACGCGGCACTTCCACGAGGACGGCTACACCTCGGCCGGGCGCAGCAAGGAGACCGCGGAGGACTACCGCTACTTCCCGGAGCCCGACCTCGAACCGGTCGCGCCCACCGATGAATGGGTCGAACGGCTTCGAGCGACCATCCCGGAGCTTCCCTGGTTGTCGCGCAAGCGAATTCAGGACGACTGGGGCATCTCCGATGAGGTGATGCGCGACCTCGTGAACAACGGTGCCATCGATCTGGTCGCGGCAACCGTCGAACAGGGCGCCTCCAGCGAGTCCGCCCGCGCCTGGTGGGGAAACTTCCTGGTGCAGAAGGCCAACGAGGGACAGGTGGAACTCGACGCGCTGGCGATCACTCCCGCGCAGGTTGCCGCGGTGGTCAAACTCGTCGATGAGGGCAAGCTGTCGAACAAGTTGGCCCGACAGGTCATCGAGGGTGTGCTCGCAGGCGAGGGCGAGCCCGAGCAGGTGATGGCCGACCGGGGGCTGGCAGTGGTCCGCGACGACTCGGTGATCCAGGCCGCCGTCGACGAGGCGCTGGCAGCCAATCCCGATGTGGCGGAGAAGATCCGCGGCGGCAAGGTCCAGGCGGCCGGTGCGATAGTCGGCGCAGTCATGAAAGCCACCAAGGGACAGGCAGACGCGGCGCGGGTGCGCGAGCTGGTCCTAGCGGCCTGTGGCTAG
- a CDS encoding DUF692 domain-containing protein yields MTIATRAVPALGDIGLGWRREIAGVITDLRPGFCEVIVESVPMRRRRVRPDPALAELVARGVPVIPHGVALSLGGVEPLQPARVRRLAACAETLDAPMVSEHIAFVRAGGIEAGHLLPVPRTREALDVLVRNIERARNELDVPLAVENIAAFVEWPESDLSESEFLTELVQRTGVLLVLDVANVYANARNRGLDPQRELARLPVERVAYSHVAGGHQRDGIYHDTHTDRTPPEVLELVTALRERVDAPFMLERDGRYPPAAELFDELDAIAAAAGAAPITAGARKVWR; encoded by the coding sequence ATGACGATCGCGACCCGCGCCGTGCCCGCGCTGGGCGACATAGGCCTGGGCTGGCGCCGCGAGATCGCCGGAGTCATCACCGATCTGCGGCCCGGCTTCTGCGAGGTGATCGTCGAGTCGGTGCCGATGCGCCGCCGTCGGGTACGACCAGATCCCGCCCTGGCAGAGCTGGTGGCACGCGGGGTGCCGGTCATCCCGCACGGCGTCGCACTGTCACTTGGCGGTGTGGAACCGTTGCAGCCCGCACGGGTGCGACGGCTGGCGGCGTGTGCGGAGACACTCGACGCCCCGATGGTCAGCGAGCACATCGCGTTCGTCCGGGCAGGAGGGATCGAGGCAGGCCATCTGCTGCCTGTGCCTCGCACCCGGGAGGCACTGGACGTGCTGGTGCGCAACATCGAACGCGCCCGCAACGAGCTGGATGTGCCGCTGGCCGTGGAGAACATCGCGGCGTTCGTGGAGTGGCCGGAATCCGATCTCAGCGAATCGGAGTTCCTCACCGAGTTGGTGCAGCGCACCGGGGTACTGCTGGTGCTGGATGTGGCGAACGTCTACGCCAACGCACGCAACCGCGGGCTCGATCCGCAACGGGAGCTGGCGCGGCTACCGGTTGAGCGGGTGGCCTACAGCCACGTCGCGGGCGGACACCAGCGCGATGGCATCTACCACGACACCCACACCGACCGCACTCCGCCGGAGGTGCTGGAACTGGTCACGGCGTTGCGTGAGCGGGTGGACGCGCCGTTCATGCTGGAGCGCGACGGACGGTACCCGCCAGCCGCGGAACTGTTCGACGAGTTGGACGCGATCGCCGCGGCTGCCGGGGCCGCCCCGATCACAGCCGGGGCGCGGAAGGTGTGGAGGTGA